A DNA window from Flavisolibacter ginsenosidimutans contains the following coding sequences:
- a CDS encoding PAS domain S-box protein: MRSFFNRHRNFVGLLVWFYLLLTFLIWEQLTRQIENDRSETIQAAIQHHHNLVISLEQHTIRTIRDADAVLQLVKMENSRLGRKTNLQKLFENGLIDLPSFDGLVVTDSSGNVVMAYPLQTEALRINVSGRKGFQWHKEHKDSLIISRPIQSKTIGKTVIVLSRRIDDSKGHFGGTVAIQLQPSTFMAFYNQASMNRYDLMSLISPEGITYSRRTGSVESSGEDISRSPLFDHVKKQPVGMYFAKDAIREFPTFFSYRQLKNYPIIATVGSREADVLAHFRIRRKREYIFGGIISFLLLVFLLAIYFFFLQRKKSTRILKKSETRYRSIFEGSQDGILLLKPDGSIEAMNHAACALFQLSVSENSGIYFSQLFDVVLPEIDTACLSKQLHDQGKKEFEFTCLDGSHFIGEIACSIFNDQLDQPHTIVLIRDITRRKQIEKRLEREQKRYQQSLTRQIIAAQERERATLSHELHDNVNQILTTVKLYLETALVNEAEKNNLLTKSMTHVMHCIREIRNLSHRLLPPSICAESLVESIEGLIENLSPCTTFDINFQVDNYRQPVSKELGLAVYRILQEQLNNIVKHANASVVNICLWQSEKETHLLIEDDGKGFDPGIQSKGIGLNNISSRIRAFNGKFSLNAGRGKGCRLQIRFPFSEESSEGYCEKKLMPEDKIEVSIGDLSQVSLDAKKVRL, translated from the coding sequence ATGCGATCATTTTTTAACAGGCATCGCAATTTTGTGGGTTTGCTGGTGTGGTTTTACCTGTTGCTGACGTTTCTAATTTGGGAACAGCTTACGCGGCAAATAGAAAACGACCGGTCGGAAACAATCCAGGCGGCTATCCAACATCATCACAATCTTGTGATTTCGCTTGAGCAGCATACCATCCGAACCATTCGCGATGCCGATGCGGTATTGCAACTGGTAAAGATGGAGAACAGCCGGCTGGGCCGAAAAACGAATCTACAAAAACTGTTTGAAAACGGGTTGATTGACCTGCCTTCTTTTGACGGCCTGGTTGTAACCGACAGCAGCGGAAACGTTGTTATGGCTTATCCGCTGCAAACCGAAGCGTTACGCATAAATGTCTCGGGGCGCAAGGGGTTTCAATGGCACAAAGAACACAAGGACTCGCTGATCATCAGCAGGCCTATTCAATCAAAAACCATCGGGAAAACCGTGATTGTGTTAAGCCGCCGCATCGACGATAGCAAGGGGCATTTTGGCGGAACAGTCGCTATTCAATTGCAGCCGTCCACGTTCATGGCCTTCTACAACCAGGCAAGCATGAACCGGTACGACCTCATGTCGCTCATCTCTCCTGAAGGAATTACCTACTCGCGGCGCACGGGTTCGGTGGAAAGCAGCGGCGAAGACATTAGCCGCAGCCCGCTGTTTGATCATGTAAAAAAGCAACCCGTCGGAATGTATTTTGCCAAAGATGCCATTCGCGAATTCCCCACATTTTTCAGCTACCGGCAATTAAAAAATTACCCCATCATTGCTACGGTAGGCAGCCGCGAAGCCGACGTGCTTGCACACTTCCGGATACGCCGGAAACGGGAATATATTTTTGGCGGCATCATCAGTTTTTTGTTGCTGGTGTTTTTGCTCGCCATCTATTTCTTTTTCCTGCAACGAAAAAAATCAACCAGGATTCTGAAGAAGAGTGAAACCCGCTACCGCTCAATATTTGAAGGCAGCCAGGACGGGATTTTGTTGCTGAAGCCAGACGGCAGTATCGAGGCCATGAACCATGCGGCTTGCGCACTTTTTCAATTGAGTGTTTCGGAAAATTCGGGTATTTATTTTTCACAACTTTTTGATGTCGTTCTGCCGGAGATTGATACGGCTTGCCTAAGCAAGCAATTGCACGACCAGGGCAAAAAAGAATTTGAGTTTACCTGTTTGGACGGCAGCCACTTTATAGGCGAGATTGCCTGCTCCATTTTTAACGATCAACTGGATCAGCCGCACACCATTGTTTTGATCAGGGATATTACCCGGCGCAAGCAAATAGAAAAAAGACTGGAACGGGAGCAGAAGCGCTACCAACAAAGCCTGACAAGACAAATCATTGCCGCGCAGGAAAGAGAAAGAGCAACACTCAGTCACGAACTTCACGACAACGTGAATCAAATTCTGACCACAGTAAAACTTTACCTTGAAACGGCTTTGGTAAACGAAGCGGAAAAAAACAATTTGCTTACCAAGTCCATGACACACGTCATGCACTGCATACGCGAAATCAGAAACCTTTCTCACCGCTTGTTGCCGCCTTCCATTTGTGCGGAGTCGCTTGTTGAATCCATTGAAGGACTGATTGAAAACCTTTCGCCGTGCACCACTTTCGACATCAATTTCCAGGTGGACAATTACCGCCAGCCCGTAAGCAAAGAACTGGGCCTGGCCGTGTACCGAATTTTACAGGAGCAATTAAACAACATCGTTAAACACGCAAATGCTTCCGTTGTAAACATTTGTTTGTGGCAAAGCGAAAAGGAAACGCATCTGTTGATTGAAGACGACGGTAAAGGTTTTGACCCGGGCATTCAAAGCAAGGGCATTGGCCTGAACAATATTTCGAGCCGCATCCGGGCCTTTAACGGAAAGTTTTCGTTGAACGCAGGCCGGGGCAAAGGATGCCGGTTGCAAATCCGTTTCCCGTTTTCAGAAGAAAGTTCAGAAGGCTATTGCGAAAAAAAATTGATGCCGGAAGATAAAATCGAAGTCTCAATCGGTGATCTTTCCCAAGTTTCGCTGGATGCGAAAAAGGTGCGGCTTTAG
- the fbaA gene encoding class II fructose-bisphosphate aldolase — MKKYNPGVLFGDELKALYQDAKENAFALPAVNTIGTNTINATLETAAKVNSPVIIQFSNGGAQFIAGKGMPNDKLQGNISGAVSGALHIHNVAKYYGVPVVLHTDHAAKKWLPWVSGLIDAGEQFFKEKGQPLFSSHMLDLSEEPIEENIETSVEFFKRLVPLGMGIEIELGVTGGEEDGVDNSGVENDKLYTQPKEVAYAFEELRKVGDLFTVAAAFGNVHGVYKPGNVELRPEILNNSQQYIQQEYGLGEKPVYFVFHGGSGSPQNQIREAIGYGAIKMNLDTDLQWAFWEGILGFYKKNEGYLQGQLGNPDGDDKPNKKYYDPRVWLRKGEENFVKRLEVAFEDLNCINRNA; from the coding sequence ATGAAAAAATACAATCCCGGTGTGCTCTTCGGCGACGAACTGAAAGCGCTTTACCAAGATGCAAAAGAAAACGCGTTTGCACTGCCTGCCGTAAACACCATCGGCACCAACACCATTAACGCAACGCTGGAAACCGCAGCCAAAGTAAACTCACCCGTCATCATTCAATTCTCCAACGGTGGTGCGCAGTTCATTGCCGGCAAGGGAATGCCCAACGACAAGTTGCAGGGAAATATTTCCGGCGCCGTTTCCGGTGCGCTGCACATTCACAACGTGGCTAAATATTACGGCGTGCCCGTGGTTTTGCATACCGACCACGCCGCAAAAAAATGGCTGCCCTGGGTAAGCGGATTGATTGACGCCGGCGAACAATTTTTTAAAGAAAAAGGACAGCCCCTTTTCTCCTCGCACATGCTTGATCTTTCCGAAGAACCGATTGAAGAAAACATTGAAACCTCGGTTGAATTTTTCAAGCGCCTTGTCCCGTTAGGCATGGGCATTGAAATAGAACTGGGCGTAACCGGTGGCGAAGAAGACGGCGTGGACAACAGCGGCGTGGAAAACGACAAGCTTTACACGCAGCCAAAAGAAGTTGCATACGCTTTTGAAGAATTGCGCAAGGTTGGTGATTTGTTTACCGTAGCCGCGGCCTTTGGAAACGTGCACGGCGTGTACAAACCCGGCAACGTAGAGCTTCGTCCGGAAATTTTAAACAACAGCCAGCAATACATTCAACAGGAATACGGCCTTGGCGAAAAACCGGTGTATTTTGTTTTTCACGGCGGCAGCGGTTCGCCGCAAAACCAGATTCGCGAAGCCATTGGTTACGGCGCAATAAAGATGAACCTTGACACCGATTTGCAATGGGCTTTTTGGGAAGGCATTCTCGGCTTCTACAAAAAGAACGAGGGCTATTTGCAAGGCCAGCTTGGCAACCCTGATGGCGATGACAAACCCAACAAAAAATACTACGATCCGCGTGTGTGGCTGCGCAAAGGCGAGGAGAATTTTGTGAAGCGGCTGGAAGTAGCTTTTGAAGATTTGAACTGCATCAACCGCAACGCGTAA
- a CDS encoding DinB family protein has product MPKADLTTIPEWFHKYVKLVKEDDASEAMRANTTAVLPFLQSIPEEKWTHRYAEGKWSIKEVVQHLIDAERIFDYRALCIARGETVSLPGFDENTYAEKSKAHNRSKEELIEELKAVREGTEKLFASLDDEQLSAKGISNNNPITVNGLGYIIPGHVQHHVNILKERYL; this is encoded by the coding sequence ATGCCAAAAGCCGATTTAACCACCATTCCCGAATGGTTTCACAAGTACGTAAAACTTGTAAAAGAAGACGATGCCAGCGAAGCCATGCGCGCCAACACGACCGCTGTTCTTCCTTTTCTGCAATCCATTCCCGAAGAAAAATGGACGCACCGTTATGCCGAAGGCAAGTGGAGCATTAAAGAAGTGGTGCAACACCTTATTGATGCCGAACGCATTTTCGATTACCGGGCTTTGTGCATTGCCCGTGGTGAAACGGTTTCGCTTCCGGGTTTTGACGAAAACACCTACGCAGAAAAATCAAAGGCTCATAACCGGTCAAAAGAAGAATTGATAGAAGAATTAAAAGCCGTGCGTGAAGGAACAGAAAAGCTCTTTGCTTCGTTGGATGATGAACAACTCTCCGCAAAAGGGATTTCCAACAACAACCCGATTACGGTAAATGGTCTTGGCTATATCATTCCCGGTCACGTACAGCATCACGTAAATATTTTGAAGGAACGATACTTGTAA
- a CDS encoding ABC transporter substrate-binding protein has translation MFVFTDQMQRRITMEQKPQRIVSLVPSQTELLFHLGLREEVVGITKFCVHPQEWFRTKTRIGGTKTLNFEKIKSLQPDLILANKEENTQEQVEELAKHFPVWVSDVNTLEDALYMISAVGEITGRKEKATTLIEQIQTGFTSLQTQDVKRKMAYLIWKEPYMTVGGDTFIHDLLTRAGFENIFQNKNRYPVIGVEELLIASCQLLILSSEPYPFRQKHIEELQKQLPNTKIILADGEMFSWYGSRLLHAPAYFLQLREQIEAML, from the coding sequence ATGTTTGTCTTTACCGATCAAATGCAACGAAGAATAACGATGGAGCAAAAGCCGCAACGCATCGTTTCCCTCGTGCCTTCGCAAACGGAATTACTGTTCCATTTGGGCTTGCGCGAAGAGGTTGTCGGCATCACCAAATTTTGCGTGCATCCGCAAGAATGGTTTCGAACCAAAACAAGAATTGGCGGAACAAAGACGCTCAATTTTGAAAAGATCAAGTCCCTGCAACCGGATTTAATTCTTGCCAATAAAGAAGAAAATACGCAAGAACAGGTAGAAGAACTGGCGAAACATTTTCCGGTTTGGGTAAGCGATGTCAATACGCTGGAAGATGCGCTGTACATGATAAGCGCCGTTGGTGAAATCACCGGGCGAAAGGAAAAAGCTACGACGCTGATTGAACAAATTCAAACCGGTTTTACTAGCCTCCAAACTCAAGACGTTAAACGTAAAATGGCTTATCTCATTTGGAAAGAACCCTACATGACTGTGGGCGGCGACACATTTATTCACGACCTGTTGACGAGAGCCGGATTTGAAAATATTTTTCAAAACAAAAACCGTTATCCGGTTATTGGCGTCGAAGAGTTGCTCATTGCCAGTTGCCAATTGCTCATCCTCTCATCCGAACCTTACCCGTTCAGGCAAAAACACATTGAAGAATTGCAAAAACAGCTGCCCAACACGAAAATAATTTTAGCCGATGGCGAAATGTTTAGCTGGTACGGAAGCCGCCTTCTTCATGCACCTGCGTATTTCCTGCAACTGCGGGAACAAATCGAAGCGATGCTGTAA
- a CDS encoding class I fructose-bisphosphate aldolase has product MSSKNIAEILGDKAGYLLNHTSTTVDKKDLHLPSPTHIDDIWINSNRSNQVLRSLQTLLNHGRLSGTGYCSIFPVDQGIEHSAGASFAPNPMYFDPENIIRLAVEGGCNGVASTFGVLGIMSRKYAHKIPFIVKINHNEFLSYPNKFDQTLFGTVKSAWDMGAVGVGATIYWGSAESTRQLKEIAEAFQYAHELGMCTILWCYLRNNAFKVDGVDYHTAADLTGQANHLGVTLQADIIKQKLPTNNGGYNAVKFGKTHKLVYEKLTSDHPIDLCRYQVLNCFSGRVGLINSGGESKGASDLQEAVTTAVINKRAGGMGLILGRKAFQRPFAEGIEFLNAIQDVYLDQNITVA; this is encoded by the coding sequence ATGTCCTCAAAGAACATTGCTGAAATTCTTGGCGACAAAGCCGGCTATCTTTTGAATCACACATCAACTACGGTTGACAAAAAGGATTTGCATCTTCCCTCTCCTACACACATTGACGACATTTGGATTAACAGCAACCGAAGCAACCAGGTTTTGCGCAGCCTGCAAACGCTGTTAAATCATGGACGTTTAAGCGGTACGGGTTATTGCAGCATCTTTCCCGTTGACCAGGGAATTGAGCACAGCGCCGGTGCATCGTTTGCGCCTAACCCAATGTACTTCGATCCGGAGAACATCATTCGTTTGGCCGTTGAAGGCGGTTGCAACGGTGTAGCCTCAACCTTCGGTGTTCTGGGCATCATGAGCCGAAAGTATGCGCACAAAATTCCTTTTATTGTCAAGATCAATCACAACGAGTTTTTAAGCTATCCCAACAAATTTGACCAGACGCTTTTCGGAACAGTAAAGAGTGCCTGGGACATGGGCGCCGTGGGCGTTGGCGCCACCATTTATTGGGGAAGTGCGGAAAGCACAAGGCAACTGAAAGAAATTGCCGAAGCTTTTCAATACGCACATGAGTTGGGCATGTGCACCATTTTGTGGTGTTACCTGCGCAACAATGCGTTTAAAGTTGACGGTGTGGATTATCATACAGCGGCGGATTTAACGGGCCAGGCCAATCACCTGGGCGTGACTTTGCAGGCTGACATCATCAAGCAAAAACTGCCCACCAACAACGGCGGCTACAACGCCGTTAAGTTTGGCAAAACACACAAACTCGTATATGAAAAATTAACCTCCGATCACCCGATTGACCTCTGCCGTTACCAGGTGTTGAATTGCTTTAGCGGACGCGTGGGTTTGATTAACAGCGGCGGCGAAAGCAAGGGTGCCAGCGACTTGCAGGAAGCCGTAACCACGGCCGTTATAAACAAACGTGCAGGAGGCATGGGACTGATTTTGGGCCGCAAAGCGTTTCAGCGTCCGTTTGCGGAAGGCATTGAATTTTTAAACGCCATTCAGGATGTTTATCTTGATCAAAACATTACGGTAGCGTAA
- a CDS encoding carboxy terminal-processing peptidase — translation MRKALNYIFDMKRLPIVLALVLAGVFFAFRSQGKTNTLPPGKYEKILQIVGAILTQGHYEPKTFDDDFSRKIFNKYFEDLDPEKNIFLQADVKSLDKYSTTIDEEVKGAAPVTFFKEAGKIFDVRIKEAEAYYKEILAKPFDFTKDETYNADADKKPFPATEAARKEEWRKYLKYLTLQRYADLLDSRESSKGKEGAINKTDAELEKEARDKVSAAMARTFDRYHNKFTEEDKFDVFVNTITEMEDPHTEFMPPLDKRYFDETMSGKFYGIGAQLQYDEGNIKIASILPGGPAQKSGQVEAGDIIVRVAQGKEAPVELSGFTVQDAVKLIRGKKDTEVKLTLRKKDGTLKTIDLVRDEIVQDEAYVRSVVINEGSQKTGYIYLPEFYADFNEMNGVRSGMDVAKEVNKLKAEGVDGIVIDLRNNGGGALYDVIQIAGLFIDQGPVVQVRDRQGKPQVMKDRDEGVVYDGPLVVMVNEMSASASEILAAAIQDYGRGVIIGSTSTYGKGTVQRTIGLDPESNFSNQNSELGSLKLTLQKFYRISGGSTQQRGVQPDIVVPDYLERLKIRERDNPYSLPYDEISKATYNKWKAGYNLDVVKQAASTRIAADTTFKRIQDASVYVGKQNDKAYSLQLDKYRQDQKQIRDAIKRIDNLTKLQKPLATSFLKVDESKYVSADKDKNERYKQWLSGVSKDVYVDQAVKVIKDIVSQQNLAKSSEKKEPVKAF, via the coding sequence ATGCGTAAAGCACTAAACTACATTTTTGATATGAAGAGATTACCCATTGTCCTGGCACTGGTTTTGGCCGGCGTTTTCTTTGCCTTCCGTTCCCAGGGAAAAACCAACACCTTGCCTCCCGGCAAGTACGAAAAAATCCTCCAAATCGTAGGCGCCATCCTTACACAAGGCCACTACGAACCCAAAACATTTGACGATGATTTTTCCCGGAAAATCTTCAACAAATATTTTGAAGACCTCGACCCCGAAAAAAACATTTTCCTGCAAGCTGATGTAAAGTCGCTCGACAAATATTCCACCACCATTGACGAAGAAGTGAAAGGCGCTGCGCCGGTCACCTTTTTCAAAGAAGCCGGTAAAATCTTCGACGTTCGCATTAAAGAAGCCGAAGCTTATTATAAAGAAATTTTGGCCAAGCCTTTTGATTTTACAAAAGACGAAACTTATAATGCCGACGCGGATAAAAAACCGTTTCCTGCAACCGAAGCCGCCCGCAAAGAAGAGTGGCGCAAATACCTGAAGTACCTGACGCTTCAACGCTATGCCGATTTGCTCGATAGCCGAGAGAGCAGCAAAGGGAAAGAAGGTGCGATTAACAAGACAGACGCAGAATTAGAGAAAGAAGCCCGCGACAAAGTATCGGCTGCCATGGCCCGCACGTTTGACCGTTATCACAACAAGTTTACCGAAGAAGACAAGTTTGACGTGTTTGTGAATACCATCACCGAGATGGAAGATCCGCATACGGAATTCATGCCGCCGCTGGACAAACGTTATTTTGACGAAACAATGAGCGGTAAGTTTTACGGCATCGGCGCACAACTCCAATACGACGAAGGCAACATTAAAATTGCCAGCATTTTGCCCGGCGGCCCCGCACAAAAAAGCGGACAGGTTGAAGCCGGCGATATTATTGTTCGTGTGGCACAAGGCAAAGAAGCCCCGGTTGAACTTTCCGGATTTACGGTGCAGGATGCGGTGAAGCTTATTCGCGGTAAAAAAGACACGGAAGTAAAACTCACCCTTCGTAAAAAAGACGGAACGCTGAAAACGATTGACCTCGTTCGCGATGAAATTGTGCAGGACGAAGCGTATGTAAGAAGCGTAGTGATTAACGAAGGTTCACAAAAAACAGGCTACATCTACCTGCCGGAATTTTACGCTGACTTCAACGAAATGAACGGGGTGCGCAGCGGTATGGACGTGGCCAAAGAAGTAAATAAATTAAAAGCCGAAGGCGTTGACGGCATCGTGATTGACCTGCGTAACAACGGCGGCGGCGCTTTGTACGACGTAATTCAAATTGCGGGCTTGTTCATTGACCAGGGACCAGTCGTTCAGGTACGCGACCGCCAGGGTAAACCGCAAGTAATGAAAGACCGCGATGAAGGCGTTGTTTACGACGGCCCGCTGGTAGTAATGGTAAACGAAATGAGCGCATCGGCTTCCGAGATTTTAGCGGCAGCCATTCAGGATTACGGTCGCGGTGTGATCATTGGCAGTACCAGCACATACGGCAAAGGCACGGTGCAGCGTACCATTGGCCTTGATCCCGAATCAAATTTCTCCAATCAAAATTCGGAGTTGGGTTCGTTAAAGCTGACGCTGCAAAAATTTTATCGCATCAGCGGTGGTTCTACGCAACAAAGAGGCGTGCAGCCCGATATTGTTGTTCCCGATTATCTGGAGCGTTTGAAGATTCGCGAAAGAGACAATCCGTATTCGTTGCCTTACGACGAGATCAGTAAAGCAACTTACAACAAATGGAAAGCCGGGTACAATCTTGATGTTGTGAAGCAGGCAGCCAGCACACGTATTGCCGCTGATACCACCTTCAAGCGCATTCAGGATGCAAGCGTTTACGTGGGCAAGCAAAACGACAAAGCGTACTCTCTGCAACTGGACAAATACCGCCAGGATCAGAAGCAAATACGCGACGCGATCAAGCGCATTGACAATTTGACCAAACTGCAAAAACCTTTGGCAACGTCGTTCTTAAAAGTTGACGAAAGCAAATACGTTTCGGCCGACAAAGACAAAAACGAACGTTACAAACAATGGTTGAGTGGCGTAAGCAAAGACGTTTACGTTGACCAGGCTGTAAAGGTGATCAAAGACATTGTTTCGCAACAAAACCTGGCGAAATCATCGGAGAAAAAAGAGCCGGTGAAAGCATTTTAA